The Pyxidicoccus sp. MSG2 DNA segment TACGCGCGGACGAGCAGACGCGGTCGTGCAGGCGTCATCCTCTGTCAGCACGAAGCCGCTGAGGTTCGAGGCCTACGAAGAGAACGCGGGTTCCATCTTCCGGGACTTCGTGGGGGCCGCGACCTGGAAGTGCAGCCGGCCTTCGGCATCCTCGGTGAGCCACCGGTTCCGGCGCGCCAGTTCCAGCAACTCCGTCACATCGAAATCAGAGGGCAGGTCTGCGAGGAACCGCACTCGAACCTCCGCGACAGCCCGCAGCAGATCACGCACCTCGGTGAAGGACCGGCCGTTCAGTGGCTCGAAGAAGCGATATGCGTCGAACACGAGCAGTCTCCTGAGGTCGCGAACGAAATAACGGTAGTGCCTCGATTCCATCGCGTCTAGCGGCACCGGAGGCATTCCGTGCACTGACGGGCGCTGCAACTTCTCGCTGCTGGAAGGCCCTGCACTTCACGTACGAAGGAACTCATCCAGCACGCCGTCCGCATCCAGCGTGTGGTTGCTCGCGAGCACGAACGCGTGCAGGTGTGGCTCCTCCTTCCAGGCTTCCCGAAGGCCACGGATGATGGATGAAAGACTCGCGGCAGGTTGCAGGCCCCGCTCCGTCCGGATGAGAACGAGGCTGTCGTCATCGGGGGAAACACCCTCGGGCCGGGTTTCACGCTTGAAGGTCTTGAACGGGGTGAACTTGTGGCGCAGGAGCAGCACGCCGCGTCCGGCAAGCCTGTTCATGGTGGCACCGACCCGCTCCTTGGCATCCGGGTCCTCCAGGAGCTGATTGAGCCGCAGGACCTTCTCACGAGCGACGTTGCCCTTCCGCTTCCACAGACTTCGAAGGGTGGCCGAGCGGTTGAGCACCAGGTCGAGGCTGGCGACCAGCAGGGGCTCGCTCGCGGAGCGGCGCAGCTCGCGGAGTGCCTGCCACCAGAAGGCATCGTCGAATGTAGCGAACTGATTGAGTGCCGCGCGAACGCCTTCATCGTCCTTCACTCTTGCGGCGAAGATGGCTCCAATGGCGTTGACCAGCTCCAGGCCTGCTGGCCGCTTCAAGACTTCGAGAGATGCGTAGCGAAAGGCGGCTCCGGCCTGTGCGTTCTTGTGGTGGCGCACCATTGCCAGATTGCTCCGTGACAGGAAGAACGTTTCGAGCGCGCTCAGGCCCGCCTCGCGTATCGCCGTCGTGAAGCCGAGGTTGGAGTCCCTGACAAGGACGAGATTTCCGACCAGCCGCTCCAGGTCATAGGCCGCGAACTCGAAGCCCAGCGCCCTCCCATCGCGCAGCAGGTAGTCCCCTCTGTCCGCGTCCACCTCGCCATCGACGAGAGAATGCAGCCAGTGCAACACGTTGGCCTTTGGCAGGACCTTCTGTTCGTACGGCGGCTGCATGTCGAGAATGTCGCGAGCGAGTTGGTAGACCGCGCGGACGCCCGGGCCGGTCTGCGGATCGACGAGGTTGTCCAGCACCAGCTTCGCCAACTGGTGGCCGATGGCTTCGTGCGCAGGGAGGCCACTCTCCAGCAGCGCCTTGACTCCCATGTGTAGCGACTCCCCCGGAGACGCCTGCCGTTTCGCGTTCTGCGCGAAGGCGTCCAGCGCGAACTCCAGGTCGTGACTGAAGGGGAGGTGGCCAAGATCGTGAAAAAGAGCCGCGAGGCGCAGCCCTGCCTCCGCGAACGCGAGCACGCGGCGCCGCTTGCGCTCTTCTTCGGCGAAGCGTTGGCCCGGAAATGCCGCGCGTGACGCCAGGAGCCCGCCCTCCCCTGAGAGGGGAGCCAGGAGCGAATCCATGTCCGCGGGCTTGATATGCCGGAAGGCATCGAGCCCCTCGACTTCCTCGAAGAGTGCATCCGCGACTGCTGCTTCTGCGTTTTCGAGGCTCGCAACGAGGAAGCGTGACGCCAAGTGCATTGCGCCCAGGCTGTGGACGAACCGCGAAGTCCTGGCCTCGGGGAAGACCAGGTGCGCGAGCCCTGTCTGGAGGACGTGGCGCAACCGCTGCGTGATGGGATGGTCCACGATGACGCGCTCGTGTGACGCGATGCGGACATAACCGTGGATGGGGTCGCGAATGACGAACGACTTGGGTGCGCCAGACATCTGGGTGTCCCCCCTCTCTGCCAAGGACAGAGGCTAGGACATCTTGGGTAGGGTGCACCAGACCCTACCTTGTGTTTCTGCATCCAGGGCAGGAACGAGGAAATCCCGCGGCCCGGCAGCCTATCGCTCCTCGCCACTCCAGTAGTCCACTTCGGCCGACAGGGGCAGGATGGCGGACAGCGTGCGCGCCGCCTTGTCGCCTCCCGGGGCCGCGCCCGCGAAGAGAACCACCTTCTTCGAGTCCGGATACACGGTGATGTCCGGCTCCACCATGGTGGAGAACGCGAGGTAGCGCAGTACCTCCGTGCCGTCATTCACGAGCTGGTGCGCGCCCTCGGGGCCGATGGGCAGCGCCACGTAGTCACCCGCCTTCACCGCGACGGTGTCCTCGCCGATGCGCAACCGGCCGGTGCCGGAGAGGATGAAGTACGCCTCCTCGTTGGCCGTGTGGAAGTGGCGCGGCCACGCGTGCTTGCCGGGAGGCAGCTCCATCATGCTGCACCCCAGCTTGCGGCCCTTCGCGGCGGCGCCGAGCTGCTTGCGGCGGTAGGACACCGTCGGGCCGTGCGTGACTTCGTTCCAGGGGACTTCCAGCTCATGGACGACGTGCGGGTGGGAGGACATGGCGTGGGCTCCTTGCTGTGGACGGCGCGTATCTCAGGGACGCGTCGCCATCAGGGCGAAGATGCGGTGGGGAATGGACAGGGGCTCCTGCGGGAAGCGCTCGGCGAGCAGGGCCGCGAAGGTGGTGTCGAAGCGCGCCACCGCGGAGGCCGGGAGGGACGCGCCCACCCGGGCGTTGGCGCGGATGCGGCCCCGCCAGGACTCGTGGGTGTAGGGCACCGTCACATCGAAGGTGAAGGACTCCAGCTGGGTGAAGCCCGCGTCGGCGACGTCGCGGAACCACTGCGGGTAGAGGCCGATGCCCTGGCCGTAGGACAGGTACGTCGGCGGCGGGCCGGGGTTGAAGGCGTCGATGAGGGACTCGGTGGCCTCGACGACGCTGCCAGCGGGGGCCAGCCAGTCGTTGTGGGCGATGACGAGCCGCCCGCCCGGAACGAGCAGCCGTGCGGCCTCGCGCGCGGCGGAGGGACGGTCGAACCAGTGCCAGCACTGCCCGGCGACGACGAGGTCGTACGCCTCCGACGGCAGGCCGGTGCGCTCGGCGGGAGCCTGGTGGAAGTCGATGCGCAGGCCCGCCTCGGTGGCGAGCCCTCGCGCGGACTCCAGCATGGGCGCGGACACGTCGAGCGCGGTGACGGTGCAGCCCTTGCGCGCCAGTCCCCGGGCGATGGTGCCGGTGCCCGTGCCCACGTCCACCGCGCGCACGCCGGGCCGGAGGAGTCCCTCGCGGGCGAGCCGCTCGAAGAAGGCGTCCGGGAAGCCGGCGCGGTGTCTGGCGTAGTCGGAAGACGTGCGTCCGAAGTCCACCTGCATGACAGGGCTCCTCTCCACGCGCCGGGCCGGGGTGGCCCGGGCCACGGGCGCGCACGTGTCGACAACGTATCCAGTCGAGTCGACAATGGGCGCCGTGGAGGCGTGTGAGACATGAGTAGGCGCAAGGGCGGTCGCTCTCAATCTCGATTCGACCATCAACGTGAGGAGGAGCTGCTGCCGGCGGCGGCGGCAGCGGCGCTGCTGGGGGTGAAGCGGGCGACGCTCTACACGTACGTGAGCCGGGGGCTCGTGCGCTGCGTGCCCGAGCGGGGGACGAAGGAGAACCGCTATGTGCGCGCGGACCTGGAGCGGCTGAAGGCACGGCACGACGCGCGGGCGGGGCACGCGGCGGTGGCCTCGGGGGCGCTGCGGTGGGGCGAGCCGGTCATCGACTCGTCGGTGTCACAGATAGGCGGCGAAGACCTGGTGTACCGGGGGCACTCGGCGGTGGCGCTGGCGGTGGAGGGGCGCGGCTTCGAGGACGTGGCGGAGCTGCTGTGGTCGGGGACGTTGCCGGCCCATGCGGCACGGTGGCCGGCGCCGGAGCTGGCCTTCCCGCCGTCGGAGCTGACGCGGCTGCTGCCGAAGGGCACGCCTCCGGTGGCGGCGCTGGCGGCGCTGGTGCCGCTGCTGGGAGCGAGAGACCCGGTGCGCTTCGCGGCGCCGCCCGAGGGGGAGAAGGCGCGAGCGCGGCGGCTGTTGCGCCAACTGGCGGCATGGGTGTGCGTGGCTTCGGCGCCGGGCCGGGTGGCGAGGGCGCTGAAGGAGGAGACGGTGGCGGCGTCCCTCGCGACGGCGTGGAGCACGGGCGTGAAGCGCGCGCCGGAGTCGATCAACCGGGCGCTGGTGCTGCTGGCGGACCATGAGCTGAACGCATCCACCTTCACCGCGCGGGTGACGGCGTCTTCGGGCGCGGACCTGTACGCGTGCGTGAGCGCGGCGCTGGCGGCACTGTCCGGGCCGAAGCACGGCGGGGCGTGTGACAGGGTGGAGGCACTGCTGGCGGAGGTGGGCAGGCCTGAGCGTGCGGCGGAGGTGGTGTACGAGCGGCTGCGGCGCGGCGAGTCGGTGCCGGGCTTCGGACACACGCTGTACCCCGATGGAGACCCGAGGACGCCGCCGATACTGGAGGCGGCACTGTCGGTGCGGCCGGAGTCTCCCCGCGTCCGGGTGGCGAGCGCGGTGCAGGCGGTGATGCGCGAGGCGGGGCATCCGCCTCCGTCGGTGGACCTGGGGCTCGTCATGCTGGCGGAAGCACTGGGCCTGCCACCGGGGAGCGCGGCCACACTCTTCGCGGTGGGACGTGCGGCGGGCTGGGTGGCTCACGTGCTGGAGCAGCGCGAGCAGGGCCACCTCTTGCGCCCTCGGGCCCGCTACGTGGAGCCCGCGCCAGCGGCATCCGCTGGGAGGGGCACACCCTAGAAACACCCGGGCCCCACCCAGATGGCTCATGCCACCCGAGCGGGGCCCGAGAAGCGCCTCACCGGCAACTCCCGGTGAGG contains these protein-coding regions:
- a CDS encoding HD domain-containing protein yields the protein MSGAPKSFVIRDPIHGYVRIASHERVIVDHPITQRLRHVLQTGLAHLVFPEARTSRFVHSLGAMHLASRFLVASLENAEAAVADALFEEVEGLDAFRHIKPADMDSLLAPLSGEGGLLASRAAFPGQRFAEEERKRRRVLAFAEAGLRLAALFHDLGHLPFSHDLEFALDAFAQNAKRQASPGESLHMGVKALLESGLPAHEAIGHQLAKLVLDNLVDPQTGPGVRAVYQLARDILDMQPPYEQKVLPKANVLHWLHSLVDGEVDADRGDYLLRDGRALGFEFAAYDLERLVGNLVLVRDSNLGFTTAIREAGLSALETFFLSRSNLAMVRHHKNAQAGAAFRYASLEVLKRPAGLELVNAIGAIFAARVKDDEGVRAALNQFATFDDAFWWQALRELRRSASEPLLVASLDLVLNRSATLRSLWKRKGNVAREKVLRLNQLLEDPDAKERVGATMNRLAGRGVLLLRHKFTPFKTFKRETRPEGVSPDDDSLVLIRTERGLQPAASLSSIIRGLREAWKEEPHLHAFVLASNHTLDADGVLDEFLRT
- a CDS encoding cupin domain-containing protein gives rise to the protein MSSHPHVVHELEVPWNEVTHGPTVSYRRKQLGAAAKGRKLGCSMMELPPGKHAWPRHFHTANEEAYFILSGTGRLRIGEDTVAVKAGDYVALPIGPEGAHQLVNDGTEVLRYLAFSTMVEPDITVYPDSKKVVLFAGAAPGGDKAARTLSAILPLSAEVDYWSGEER
- a CDS encoding class I SAM-dependent methyltransferase; amino-acid sequence: MQVDFGRTSSDYARHRAGFPDAFFERLAREGLLRPGVRAVDVGTGTGTIARGLARKGCTVTALDVSAPMLESARGLATEAGLRIDFHQAPAERTGLPSEAYDLVVAGQCWHWFDRPSAAREAARLLVPGGRLVIAHNDWLAPAGSVVEATESLIDAFNPGPPPTYLSYGQGIGLYPQWFRDVADAGFTQLESFTFDVTVPYTHESWRGRIRANARVGASLPASAVARFDTTFAALLAERFPQEPLSIPHRIFALMATRP
- a CDS encoding citrate synthase gives rise to the protein MSRRKGGRSQSRFDHQREEELLPAAAAAALLGVKRATLYTYVSRGLVRCVPERGTKENRYVRADLERLKARHDARAGHAAVASGALRWGEPVIDSSVSQIGGEDLVYRGHSAVALAVEGRGFEDVAELLWSGTLPAHAARWPAPELAFPPSELTRLLPKGTPPVAALAALVPLLGARDPVRFAAPPEGEKARARRLLRQLAAWVCVASAPGRVARALKEETVAASLATAWSTGVKRAPESINRALVLLADHELNASTFTARVTASSGADLYACVSAALAALSGPKHGGACDRVEALLAEVGRPERAAEVVYERLRRGESVPGFGHTLYPDGDPRTPPILEAALSVRPESPRVRVASAVQAVMREAGHPPPSVDLGLVMLAEALGLPPGSAATLFAVGRAAGWVAHVLEQREQGHLLRPRARYVEPAPAASAGRGTP